The sequence TATCGTGGAAACTGGTCGGTTCGGTTGTATATGGCGCTGGTGCGTCGGGCCGCGCTGCACAGCACGCACGTATTAACCTTCTCGAAGTTTAGTCGTAATACGATTTTGAACTATCTCGCTATCCCACCAGAACGTGTTACCGTAACCTATCTGGCTGCCGGTGAGCAGTTTCGTCCGGCTGCCGATGTTACCGCAGCCCAGAATCTGGTGGCTGCTCGTTATGGAGTACCATCGCCATTTATTTACTACGTAGGAGGCCTTGACGAACGTAAAAATCTCTCGACCTTGTTACGAGCCTTTGCCCTGGTACGTAACCGCTATCCACACGTAACCCTGGCCATTGCCGGGCGAGCACTAGGACGCGATCCACGTCTCTTCCCGGATATCGATCAATTGATTGCCGACCTTGATCTCACGACGGCAGTACGGCGCATCGATGTACCACCCGAAGATGGCCCGTTACTCTACCAGGCGTGTACCATCTTTACCTACCCCTCGCGATATGAAGGTTTTGGTTTACCACCGCTAGAAGCGATGGCCTGCGGTGCACCGGTGATTGTCAGTGATGCGAGTTCGCTGCCCGAGGTCGTCGGTGCGGCTGCTATTCGGATTGCCCCCGACGATGTGGCAGGTTGGGCAGCAGCGATACAGCGCCTTTTAAGTGATGAGAGCTTGCGCGCCGACTTACGTACCCGTGGTCTGGAACAGGCTGCCAGTTTTTCGTATCAGCGCACTGCAACCCAGACCCTCGTCGTGCTTGAACAGGTTGCGCAGGCACGGCGCGTTATGCTGAGAAGTGAGAAGTGAGTGGTAAACGTAGCCGCGACCCTGGGTACGCGGGCCTCCGGCCCGCATCCTACGGTGAACGCAGACACACCCCTGGGTACGCGGGCCGTTCCCCCACATCCTGCGGTGAGCGCAGACACACCCCTGGGTGCGCGGGCCGCCGGCCCGCATCCTACGGTGAACGCAGACACACCCCTGGGTGCGCGGCTGTTCCCCTGCATCCTACGGTGAACGCAGACACACCCCTGGGTACGCGGGCCTCTGGCCCGCATCCTGCGGTGAGCGTGCGGAGACAGCGCACGTCTTATCAACACACTGTCTGGAGTAAGTTACCAATCTACCGCAAGCTCCCCCTCCTCTCCCTTAGTGGAAAAGGAAGAGGGGCGAGGGGAAAGATGATAACGTCCCGCAGCCACAAACTATTTCCCCTTCCTCTCCCCTAGTGGGAGAGAAAGGGGGCTAAGGGGAAGGTGAGGGGATTCTCAGAACCACCCTCACGCACCAGAACCGTTACCTGGTTGTGGCTGGCGCGATCGGCACATTTGGTTCAATACCGCGTAGCGCTGCCATTACCAGATCGCGGTTGAGCTGGGCAATAGTGTCGAGGCTGATCTCTTTAGGACAAACCGCCGCACACTCACCAATATTGGTGCAGTTTCCGAAGCCCTCGAAATCAGCCTGAGCAACCATATTCACGACCCGCTGGTAGCGTTCAGGTTGACCCTGCGGTAGTAATGCCAGATGAGTAACTTTGGCAGCCGTAAACAACATCGCCGACCCATTTGGACAGGCTGCGACACAAGCCCCACAACCGATACAAGCAGCGGCATCCATTGCCCGATCAGCAGCCGCCTTCGGTACCGGAATAGTATTGGCGTCAGGCGCCGAACCGGTGCTGACACTTATATAGCCACCGGCTTGAATAATCCGGTCGAAAGCACTCCGGTCAACGACCAAATCCTTGAGGATAGGGAACGCGGCAGCGCGCCAGGGTTCGACCGTAATTGTGTCGCCATCGTTAAAGCTGCGCATGTGCAACTGACAGGTCGTGATGGCGTTCTTGGGGCCATGTGCCACGCCATTGATCATTAGCGAGCACATGCCACAAATACCTTCACGGCAGTCATGGTCAAAAGCAACCGGCTCTTCACCACGTGACATAAGTTCCTCGTTTAATACATCGAGCATCTCGAGGAACGACATATCAGGGCTAACGTTGTCCATCACGTAGGTCTTGAACTCGCCAGGAGTGTTGCGGTTCTTCTGTCGCCAGATCTTCAGTGTGATCTTCATACTCTATACTCCGGTCACCGGCTGGTGAGGCCAACCGGTGACAGTAAAATTAATCTCAGACAACGATAGTCGGATCACTTATAGCTGCGCTGAGTCGGCTTCACGTACTCAAAGATCAGCGGCTCTTTATGCAGACGTGGCTTAGCAAGATCGCCGGTAAACTCCCATGCAGCTACATAAGAAAACTGCTCATCGTTCCGCAGTGCTTCACCTTCTGGCGTTTGATACTCTTCGCGGAAGTGACCACCACAGGACTCTTCGCGATGGAGGGCATCGAGACACATCAGCTCGGCCAGTTCAAGAAAATCGGCGACTCGCCCCGCCTTTTCCAGCGCCTGATTGAGGTCGCTTGCTTCGCCGGGTACGTTAACATTCTCCCAAAACTCGGCGCGGATCTCTGGGATTCGTTGCAATGCTTCACGCAAACCGGCTGCATTGCGCGCCATCCCACACTTGTCCCACATCAACTTCCCCAGCTCGCGGTGGAACGAGTCAACGGTACGCTTGCCACGAGCGTTCAGCAAGCGATGAATTCGCTGATTAACTTCAGCTTCTACTTCAGCAAACTCAGGCCGATCAATGCTGATGCCACCGGGCTTCACCTGGGCAAGGAAATTCGCGATGGTGTAGGGTAGGATGAAATATCCATCGGCCAACCCCTGCATCAACGCCGATGCACCGAGCCGATTAGCCCCGTGATCCGAGAAGTTAGCCTCGCCGATTACAAACAGACCGGGGATCGTACTTTGCAGGTTATAGTCAACCCACAAACCACCCATTGTGTAGTGAGGTGCGGGATAAATCCGCATCGGCGTCTCATACGGATCCTCGCCGGTAATCTGCTTGTACATATCGAAGAGATTACCGTAGCGTTCAGCGATCTTCTGTCGTCCAAGGCGCTTAATGGCATCGGAGAAATCCAGATAAACCCCTAGTCCGCCAGGGCCAACACCGCGGCCTTCATCACAGACCTGCTTGGCAGCCCGTGAGGCAATATCGCGCGGAACCAGATTACCGAAGCTAGGATAACGCTCTTCAAGGTAGTAATCGCGCTCGGATTCAGGAATATCTTGCGGACGACGGGTATCACCTTTCTTCTTCGGCACCCAGATGCGACCATCGTTGCGCAGTGACTCCGACATCAATGTCAGTTTGCTCTGGTATTCACCGCTCACCGGAATACAGGTCGGGTGAATCTGCGTAAAGCAAGGATTGCCAAAGAAGGCGCCACGGCGATGCGCACGCCAAATGGCAGTCGCATTGCAACCTTTAGCATTCGTACTCAGGTAGAAGACATTACTATAGCCACCGGTCGCCAGTACAACTGCATCGGCTGCATAGCGCGAAATCTTACCGGTAACCAAATCACGAACAATAATCCCACGTGCCCGACCATCAACTACAACTAGATCGAGCATCTCGGTGCGGGGGAACATCTTCACCGTACCGGCCGCAATCTGGCGACTGAGCGCCTGATAAGCGCCGAGCAATAACTGCTGACCGGTCTGACCGCGAGCATAGAAGGTACGGGCCACCTGCGCGCCACCGAACGAGCGGTTGTCAAGCAAGCCGCCATATTCACGGGCAAACGGCACCCCTTGGGCAACACACTGGTCAATAATATTCACCGAAACCTGCGCCAGACGATAAACATTGCTCTCGCGGGCGCGGAAATCGCCACCCTTTACCGTATCGTAAAAGAGGCGGTAAATGCTGTCACCATCGTTTCGATAGTTCTTCGCCGCGTTGATACCACCCTGGGCAGCAATACTATGCGCACGGCGCGGACTATCTTGATAGCAGAAACAGAGCACATTGTAACCAGCTTCACCCAGAGTAGCCGCTGCCGAAGCTCCGGCCAGGCCAGAACCAACCACGATGATCGTGTATTTGCGTCGGTTGGCCGGATTTACCAGCTTCATCTCGAAGCGATGCTTATCCCAGCGCTGCTCGATTGGCCCCGTTGGCACCTTGGAATCCAGCGCGCTGACAAACTCTATTTGCCGCGTACCGGTGCGAACTGTCGTTTCGTTCTTCGTCTCGCTCATGCGGGTTTCCTCGCTCTTCTAGCGTTGGTCGGTGATCCTCTACGCGACAAAGCCAAAGTAGACTGCCAATGGGAATGAAACGTTACCAATAAAGACGGCTGCTGCAATCAAAATGGCCAGACCGCGCAACAGGCGATCATATGTGCGGCTATTCCAACCCAACGTTTGAAACATGCTCCAGACCCCATGGTACAGATGTAAGCCGAGGAATACCATGGTTAGAAGATAAAAACCAACGATGAATGGGTTCTGAAAACCATTCACTACGTTGCTGTACGTTTCATATACATCGCCGTGAGGATGGATAAATTGACCTGGCTCATAACCGACGACACCAAAGGTAAGATGCAGGATGTGATAAATAATGAAGAAGAAGATCAGCACACCACCGAACCGCATCGTGTAATCGGCATACCCTGACTGACGCTTATGCTGACCATAACGGCGCACCGTCGAAATGCTACTTGCCCGGATACTACGCTGGCTTTGTAGGGTCAGACTGGTAGCTGCCCAAATATGGAGAAAGACCGAGGCAAGCAACACAAACCGTGCGATCCAAAGCAGATGCTCGTGACCAAAGATCGGATAACCAAGTTCGCGCAAGCCGGCTGCGTAAGCGTTGTACACTTCAGGGCCCTGATACATCTTCAGATTGCCGTACATGTGAAAGACGACAAAGCCGACGAGAATGAAGCCGGTCAGCGCCATTATCACCTTTTTACCGACCGACGTGCGGGTGAGGGTGAGCACTCCTGTCATCGTTCCATCCTTCCCAGAACAACATCTGCACAACAAAACAGATGATCAGTAGCTGCCAGCAAAGGCCAGCAGCAGGGAAATATCTGTGATTTGCCCCACGAAGTATCTTGTTCTACAGAATTATAACGGAATTACGATCAATTGTCTACCGAATGCAACGATGCAGCAATACCTTGTGAAGAAAGACGCGAGGCTTTACAAAGCGCTAGATCGCTGTCTTAGCCCAAGCCAGTAGAACCGTGCAGAACCCTTCGATCTTGAATCGATAG comes from Chloroflexus sp. Y-396-1 and encodes:
- a CDS encoding glycosyltransferase family 1 protein, whose product is MQIVINGSFWSQPTVGIGQYLHNLVPWMHRQAPQHRYLMVLPGHSPTPALPGGVERITVTIGGPRQIAKVIFEQIAVPMIAQRLARNGEPTVIFVPYFAPPLRSRQPVVTTIGDLIPLLLPAYRGNWSVRLYMALVRRAALHSTHVLTFSKFSRNTILNYLAIPPERVTVTYLAAGEQFRPAADVTAAQNLVAARYGVPSPFIYYVGGLDERKNLSTLLRAFALVRNRYPHVTLAIAGRALGRDPRLFPDIDQLIADLDLTTAVRRIDVPPEDGPLLYQACTIFTYPSRYEGFGLPPLEAMACGAPVIVSDASSLPEVVGAAAIRIAPDDVAGWAAAIQRLLSDESLRADLRTRGLEQAASFSYQRTATQTLVVLEQVAQARRVMLRSEK
- a CDS encoding succinate dehydrogenase/fumarate reductase iron-sulfur subunit codes for the protein MKITLKIWRQKNRNTPGEFKTYVMDNVSPDMSFLEMLDVLNEELMSRGEEPVAFDHDCREGICGMCSLMINGVAHGPKNAITTCQLHMRSFNDGDTITVEPWRAAAFPILKDLVVDRSAFDRIIQAGGYISVSTGSAPDANTIPVPKAAADRAMDAAACIGCGACVAACPNGSAMLFTAAKVTHLALLPQGQPERYQRVVNMVAQADFEGFGNCTNIGECAAVCPKEISLDTIAQLNRDLVMAALRGIEPNVPIAPATTR
- a CDS encoding succinate dehydrogenase cytochrome b subunit, which produces MTGVLTLTRTSVGKKVIMALTGFILVGFVVFHMYGNLKMYQGPEVYNAYAAGLRELGYPIFGHEHLLWIARFVLLASVFLHIWAATSLTLQSQRSIRASSISTVRRYGQHKRQSGYADYTMRFGGVLIFFFIIYHILHLTFGVVGYEPGQFIHPHGDVYETYSNVVNGFQNPFIVGFYLLTMVFLGLHLYHGVWSMFQTLGWNSRTYDRLLRGLAILIAAAVFIGNVSFPLAVYFGFVA
- a CDS encoding fumarate reductase/succinate dehydrogenase flavoprotein subunit, whose protein sequence is MSETKNETTVRTGTRQIEFVSALDSKVPTGPIEQRWDKHRFEMKLVNPANRRKYTIIVVGSGLAGASAAATLGEAGYNVLCFCYQDSPRRAHSIAAQGGINAAKNYRNDGDSIYRLFYDTVKGGDFRARESNVYRLAQVSVNIIDQCVAQGVPFAREYGGLLDNRSFGGAQVARTFYARGQTGQQLLLGAYQALSRQIAAGTVKMFPRTEMLDLVVVDGRARGIIVRDLVTGKISRYAADAVVLATGGYSNVFYLSTNAKGCNATAIWRAHRRGAFFGNPCFTQIHPTCIPVSGEYQSKLTLMSESLRNDGRIWVPKKKGDTRRPQDIPESERDYYLEERYPSFGNLVPRDIASRAAKQVCDEGRGVGPGGLGVYLDFSDAIKRLGRQKIAERYGNLFDMYKQITGEDPYETPMRIYPAPHYTMGGLWVDYNLQSTIPGLFVIGEANFSDHGANRLGASALMQGLADGYFILPYTIANFLAQVKPGGISIDRPEFAEVEAEVNQRIHRLLNARGKRTVDSFHRELGKLMWDKCGMARNAAGLREALQRIPEIRAEFWENVNVPGEASDLNQALEKAGRVADFLELAELMCLDALHREESCGGHFREEYQTPEGEALRNDEQFSYVAAWEFTGDLAKPRLHKEPLIFEYVKPTQRSYK